From Mucilaginibacter gotjawali:
CCGCCGCTAACTTTGAGTATTCTTAAACAATTAAACTCAACGTTATGAAACTCATTAAAAACGCCACCCTGATCCTGATGATCGTCCTGTTCGGCAGCATGATCGCCAAAGCGCAAACCTCAGTAAAAGACAGTTCAAACAAATTAACCACAGCAACAATGAAAACTTACCTCATCGAAAGAGACATCCCGAACGCCGGCAAGTTAACGCCGGAGCAGTTAAAATCAATTTCGCAAAAATCATGCAGTGTCCTGCAGCACATGGGGCCGCAAATCCAATGGATCCAGAGTTATGTAACCGGCGACAAGATTTTTTGTGTGTACAAAGCAGAAAATGAAGACCTTATCCGCGAGCATGCCAAAGAAGGAGGCTTCCCTGCCAATGTGATTACAGAAATTTCAACCACCATCAGCCCTGCAACTGCCAAACAGTAAGCTGGTAGAAGAAATCATTTATTGAAGAAACCCGCTTGATGCGGGTTTTTTTATGCAGACTGCTAAGTATGATATGTTGTTTGCACCTCTACTCCACGGGCGAGTGTTTGGTATACCACACAATACCTTTCGGTTAATTTTTTAAGGGCCGAGATTTGCTCTTCGCCGGCATCGGTATCGATGTCAAATTCAAGGCGGATAACTTTAAAGCCCACGGGGGCTTCTTTACTTACCCCTAAAGTTCCTCTGAAATCGAGGTCGCCTTCCGCCCGTACAGTGCCGCTTTTGAGATTCACTTCAATTGCGGTTGCCACGGCTTGCAAGGTAACGCCTGCACAAGCCACCAGCGCTTCCAGCAGCATGTCGCCTGAGCAAGCCAGCATGCCCGTGCCTCCCGTAGCAGGATGCAGTCCTGCTTCTACAATGGATTTGCCGGTTTCCACTTTACAGGAAATACCCTCGCCGATCTTTCCTTCGGCTTTTAAGGTGATGATCGCCGACCCGGGATGCTCGCGATATTGATCTTTGATCGGGGCCTGGAGATTTTTGAGTTCTGTTGCATTCATGATGACAAGTTAAAAAAAATCTGACAAGCTGTACGGGCAATAATTTTGGCAGGTTTTTTTTCTGGTAGTTTTACTAACAGATATGCCCCCGGCGCTCTGACCATCCGGCCATCCCGCTTCGGCGTATCAATTTTGCTAAATCGTTTTATTTATTAAATATCGTTTGTTATTTTTGTTTTTTATCCGGTATAATTGCCCCGGTTAAACGTTGAAAATATAAATCATGAAATACCTCAAAATTTTAGCCCTGCTGCTGTTTTGCCAAACAGCATTTGCACAAACCGATCAAAAACCTGCCGAAGTAAAAACAGAAGAGCAAAAAAAGCAGGACTGGGAGAACTTTCAAAAGATGATTGAACACCGCATCCATAACGACTGGGCCTGGCTGGAGCGCTATGCGGATGACAACCAAAAGCTGCCAGCACCGGCAAAAGGCGAACGGCGGGTAGTTTTTTTAGGCAATTCCATTACCGAAGGCTGGATCAACACCGACCCTGATTTTTTTAAAGGTAAAAATTATGTTAACCGCGGCATCGGCGGGCAAACCACGCCGCAAATGCTGGTGCGTTTCCGCGAGGACGTGATCAACTTACAGCCCGAAGTGGTGGTGATCCTGGCGGGGATCAATGATATTGCCCAAAATACCGGCCCTTCGAAAATTGAAAACGTAGCCGGCAACATATTTTCTATGGCCGAGCTTGCCCGCGTTAACCATATCAAAGTGGTTTTATCCTCTGTTCTTCCTGCTGCTGCTTTTCCATGGCATCCCGGCATCGATCCGGTACCCTCTGTCATCAAATTAAATGAACTGCTGAAAGCCTACGCCGAAAAAAATCACCTCGGCTATATCGATTATTATTCGGCCACGGTAACCGGGGACAAAAGCTTTAAAAAAGAATTGACCGTTGACGGGGTACATCCCAATATGGCCGGCTACAAAGTGATGGAGCCGCTGGTTGAAAAGGCGATAGGGGAGGCGTTGAAGCAAAAATACAAATAGACAAATAATCAGATAAAGAATTTTCTTCCTTGTCTGCCGGGCTTCCTGCAGATTGTCCCGCGTTTTTGGAGGCATGGTACAGCATGGTCCCGTGCCGGTTTAAGTTAACCCATAAAATGGTGGAGGAGGCCCGTCATGAAAATTCCGCGACCACCAAACGTTCCGTAGGAACGTAAAAACAGGTTTCGGCCATGTTGCAACCGACCAGGCGTTCCTATGGAACGCTTTTTTGTTCTTTCGTCCGGTACGGACGTATGGTTGGTAGAAAAACAACAAGGTGTAAACGCGTTCCGGAGGAACGCCTGGTGAAATAGACACCATACCCAACTGACAAAGTTTTATGGGTTAACTTAAACGTGCCGGAGACTGGAAGGTGCGTATTCCTAACGATTCGCTGAAAAAATGACATCGGCACTGAAATATTTTCACCAAAAAGCTGTAAATTTTACATCAGATTGAGTTTGGCATTGACCTTGCTGTTGGGGTTATAGTTTAATTAATTATTGATCATTTATTTTTTAGATTAACATTTAAAGGAGAAAAGGCCATGACCTTAGTTAAATTCAACAACAACCGCAACAACACATTATTGCCAGGCTTTAATGATGTTTTTGAATCAATTTTCAATGATACTTTTTTTAACGACCGGCTGGTAACCCGGGTGCCTGCTGTTAATATCAGCGAAAGCGACAACCACTACCATGTGGAACTGGCCGCGCCTGGCTTAAAGAAAGACGACTTTAAGCTGCACCTGGAACATAATCAACTTACCATTTCAGTGGAGCAATCAACAGACCACCAGGACAATCAAAAAAATTTCAGTAAGCGTGAATACAGCTACAGTTCGTTCGTTCGCTCATTTACCCTGCCCGAAAGTGCCGATGATAACCGGATTGATGCTAGTTATACCGATGGGATCCTGCGTATCGATATTGCCAAACGCGAAGAAGCCAAAGCGGTGCGCCGCCTGATTGAGATCAAATAAGCGCTAAATAGTTTTTAACCCAGAGAGCTCCTGCTTGCAGGGGCTCTTTGATTTTGTGAAAGGCTATGAGAACACAATTTTATATCTTACTGAGTCTGAAAACACCGCAGGGCTTTTTGGACTACGGGCAATATTTCTTCGGCAACGACCGTGAAACTGCTTACGGCCTGTTCCGGCAATTGAAGGGGGACGAAAATATTAAAGATTCATGCCTGCTGCATATCGACCTAATGGAAACAATTGATGAGTTGCCTGTCAGGATCAAAACAATTTGCTGTACCCTGGATGAAGTAGGCGCTAATTGCAAACTTATCGCCCGCGAGTTGTTTCGCGTAAAAAACCTGGAGGAAATGGGATGAAAAATAAATTATCGTCGTTACAAACATTGATCGCCTTGCTGACGATCGGGATATTGGCCTGGGATATTCTTTTATGTCTGACCCGGCATATGCGATCTTTACCACACCAGGACATGGTGCTTACGGGCTCCCTGCTCTGGCTCGTTTCTTTGTTTTTTCCGCAGCAAAGCGACGATGACTGGGCGGGACAGTTTTGATTCGCTTAATGATTGTAGTACCGTAGTATTATTATTTAGTCATTTTAACCGGCCTGAGTAATGTTGAGAAGGTGAGAGATCCCATTTTCCATTTGCCGTCTTCTTTCAGGTAAACTTCGGTAACCATAAATGCATGCACGACTTCGTTGCTGCCCACTACTGCCAGCAAGTCGATGTCGTTTAATAAGATGGCAGTATTACCAAAAATATTAACAGATGCACCATAAACTTTAGCTTTTTTATACCAGATAAAGCCGCCTTTAATAGTATTCAGTTCCTGGGTTTTGCCCCAACTACCGCCCATATGGACAAATACGCAATTTTCGGCAAACAGTCCACTTAAAGTATCTACGCTTTTGTTCGCCATCCATTGCCACTTGCTTTTGGAAAGGTCAAGGAGTTCCTGTTCTTCTTTCGTTGGGCTGGCTTTAGGCGCACTGGGTAAACTTGCCTGCGCATGTGAAATTTGTATGCTGCCTATGCAACACAGGATGGCGATAATTGCTTTTTTCATGGTTTTAAATTTTAGTTTATAATTGGTTCAGTTTATATTGATCTGTAATGATTAATCGTTCATTTTTCGCTCGCCCAGCCACTTTGCCATTTTAGGGTCGCGGTGGTCAAAGAAGCTGCTGGCTTTGGTATCGAGGGTTTTGATCTTTTCCATCTCCTCAGCACTTAACTCAAAATCAAGGCTGTTTAAATTCTCTGCCATACGTTCTTTGCGAACTGATTTAGGGATGGCAACTACGCCACGTTGCGTGAGCCAGCGCAGCACCACCTGTGCGATTGATTTATTATACTTGTTTGCGATGGACTGCAGCAGTTCATTATGGAAAAGATTGTTTTTGCCTTCGGCGAATGGTCCCCAGGATTCGATCTGCACTTTGTTTTCGATCATGAATTGCTGCGCTTCGTTTTGCTGGTTAAACGGATGGGTTTCTACCTGGTTTACCGCAGGGACTATTTCGTTGTTCACGATCAGGTCCATCAGCCGGTCGGG
This genomic window contains:
- a CDS encoding aldo/keto reductase: MIKVEPMQTVKLNNGVEMPILGFGVFQVTDLAECERSVIDAIETGYRLIDTAQSYMNEEAVGKAIKNSGIAREELFITTKLWIQAKGYEGAKKAFEKSLRKLQLDYLDLYLIHQPFGDVYGEWRAMEELYKEGKIRAIGVSNFQPDRLMDLIVNNEIVPAVNQVETHPFNQQNEAQQFMIENKVQIESWGPFAEGKNNLFHNELLQSIANKYNKSIAQVVLRWLTQRGVVAIPKSVRKERMAENLNSLDFELSAEEMEKIKTLDTKASSFFDHRDPKMAKWLGERKMND
- a CDS encoding SGNH/GDSL hydrolase family protein; this encodes MKYLKILALLLFCQTAFAQTDQKPAEVKTEEQKKQDWENFQKMIEHRIHNDWAWLERYADDNQKLPAPAKGERRVVFLGNSITEGWINTDPDFFKGKNYVNRGIGGQTTPQMLVRFREDVINLQPEVVVILAGINDIAQNTGPSKIENVAGNIFSMAELARVNHIKVVLSSVLPAAAFPWHPGIDPVPSVIKLNELLKAYAEKNHLGYIDYYSATVTGDKSFKKELTVDGVHPNMAGYKVMEPLVEKAIGEALKQKYK
- a CDS encoding Hsp20/alpha crystallin family protein, translated to MTLVKFNNNRNNTLLPGFNDVFESIFNDTFFNDRLVTRVPAVNISESDNHYHVELAAPGLKKDDFKLHLEHNQLTISVEQSTDHQDNQKNFSKREYSYSSFVRSFTLPESADDNRIDASYTDGILRIDIAKREEAKAVRRLIEIK
- a CDS encoding nuclear transport factor 2 family protein → MKKAIIAILCCIGSIQISHAQASLPSAPKASPTKEEQELLDLSKSKWQWMANKSVDTLSGLFAENCVFVHMGGSWGKTQELNTIKGGFIWYKKAKVYGASVNIFGNTAILLNDIDLLAVVGSNEVVHAFMVTEVYLKEDGKWKMGSLTFSTLLRPVKMTK
- a CDS encoding DUF4242 domain-containing protein, with protein sequence MKLIKNATLILMIVLFGSMIAKAQTSVKDSSNKLTTATMKTYLIERDIPNAGKLTPEQLKSISQKSCSVLQHMGPQIQWIQSYVTGDKIFCVYKAENEDLIREHAKEGGFPANVITEISTTISPATAKQ
- a CDS encoding OsmC family protein, with product MNATELKNLQAPIKDQYREHPGSAIITLKAEGKIGEGISCKVETGKSIVEAGLHPATGGTGMLACSGDMLLEALVACAGVTLQAVATAIEVNLKSGTVRAEGDLDFRGTLGVSKEAPVGFKVIRLEFDIDTDAGEEQISALKKLTERYCVVYQTLARGVEVQTTYHT